The genomic interval GCTCGGACAAAACGACCTCTTCATCGAGTCATCGAGGCTGGGTTCGATTGAATAACGCGATAGTGAATCCTGCGCGAAAGGCCGTGACTGCAGATTTTTAAGATACGAAGCATAGATGTTCATGTCCATCATGTCAATACCCGCGCCGCTTCTTTTTACCCGGAACGTGTTTATACGCGCTTCTGGTAGATCCTCCCTTTCCTCTTTTTCATCTTCGTCATCGAAGCTCAACCAGGAACTCCTGTAATCGCGGTTTGGCCGACCGGATCACCCTATTCCGAAATTGCAGCCGTCCCAAAGCCCTGGCGCGCTCAGTAAAAGAGGTGACAAAAAGCCAATGCCCCCAATATGCCTGCCGCGTCCGCAAGAAGGGCCGCGGATAACGCATGCCGCGTCCGGGTGATGCTCACGGATCCGAAATAAACCGCCAGGACATAGAACGTAGTCTCCGTGCTTCCTTGCATCGTCGACACCAAGAATGCGCTGAAGCTGTCGGGAGCCTGACTTACCACCTCGCTCATGATGCCGAACGCTCCGCTCCCGGACAAGGGGCGCATGAGCGCCATGGGCAAAGCCTCCGCCGGCATGCCGATCAGAGAAATGCCGGGGGTGAGTATTCGCACCATGATGTCGAAAGCGCCGGAAGCACGAAACATGGCAATGGCCACGAGGATCATCACGAGAAAAGGAATGATGCGAACAGCCACCTGGAATCCTTCTTTGGCGCCTTCGGTGGCCGCTTCATAGACTCCCACCCCACGCAGATACCCGAACACCACCAAAGCGCCCATGATGGCAGGTAACAGCCAGAAGGAAATCACTTCCTTTCCAGCTTCCAACATGGAATCCGCTTGCACGAACCGGAGCAGAAGGCCCGCCAGGAACGCCGCCACGAATCCCCAACACATCCACCGTCCCACCGGCCCGGGTCGGGAATGCTCCGCGGCTTCCTCGTCCGAGGAGTGCGCCGACGAATTGGCCTCCGCGGGGGGTGACGACGATGGCCCAGCCGCATCTGAGACGCCGGACTCGACGTACAAGGAGTCCGGATCCGGATCCTTCGAGGTCTTAGCCAGAAACCGGGCCGCTAAAATGGCGACAGCCGTGGAACAAAGGGTGGCAAGCAGGGTCGGTACGAGGATGGACGCGGGTTCTGCGCTCCCCGCGGATGCGCGTACTGCTATCACCCCCAGAGGAAGTAGCGTCACGTTGGAGGTGTTGATGGCCAGGAACATGCACATGGCGTCGGTGGCGCGCCCTTTCACGGGATTCAGACGATCCAGTTCCATCATGGCTTTCAGCCCCATGGGCGTGGCTGCATTTCCCAACCCGAGCGCATTCGCGCTGATGTTCATCACCATGGCGCTCATGGCGGGATGCTCGGGAGGAATCCGGGGAAACAAATGGACCATAGCGGGACGAATGGCCCTTGCCACCAGCAGCATGAGGCCTCCCTTTTCGGCGATCTTCATCAGGCCCAGCCACAGGGCCATGGCTCCCACGAGCCCGATAGCCAAGGTTACGGCGCCTTTGGCCGATTCAAAGGAGGCGTCCACAACTTCCCGCATCTTGCCCGTGTAGGCGGCCACCATGATGGATACCAGAACGAGGAAGAACCAGACGCCGTTCATCACCGCGGGTCGTTTTTTCATTGTCCCTGCTCTATCTCCCTGGCGGAAAATCCGGCGGAGCCATGGGCGGCCGATGGCCTCGAGAGATGTCCGAAAAGCCCACTCGAACCAAACGTTAGCCCGACGACTTCTCCCCGAAGCGGCTCGAATGTCCCGAAGGTTCTCACCTGTATCCCCCTCATGAATTTAACCCAAAAATGGATTAATAATGCATTTGCAAGGAACGGGTCACGCCAAAAGTGCAACCCCGGCGCAGGCCGTCCGATCGAAATGCATCGAACTCACCCGAACGTTTTTCGAAACCGGATGAATTGTGTCTTGACCCTTGTCGCCGCGAGCAAGTAGAATTTGAGCGAGATTACCGCAACCTATCAGCCTTTTCACGGGAGAATGCGATGGCCGTTAAAGTTATTATTGACCGGGAATTGAAACAGGAAGGAAAAGAAGTTGCTCTGGAACTTATTCGCAAATTGCGGGCAAAGGCCATGGAACATCGGGGGTATATTTCCGGAGAAACGCTGGTTTCCAATCGTAACCCCAATCATGTGATTGTGGTCAGCACATGGAACAACATCGGAAACTGGCTGGATTGGACGGACAATAAGGCTCGAAACGCCTTGGAAGAGGAATTGAACGCTTACTTGTCACGGCCGACTCGGTACGAAGAGTTCTCGGTGGGAGAACTTTAGGCGGCCCGTCCGGCTTTCGGCGGACTCTTTTATAGGATCGATTCCCTCGGCCTTCCGCCCGTAAACCGGCTCATAGGCGCAACAGCGTTTCTCGTGAGCGACGTGGCGGAGGTCGGAGGACCCGAGCTTTTCTGACATCGCCTTCAAACACAAACACGCAATGGGTTGGATGCGGGAACAGCAGCCGTTATCGAATAGCATCGATTTACCCGACAGGCCCAGCCTGAGACTTCGCGCTCATTTCCTTAATATAGAACAATCCTGCATTTCCAACACAACAACCTTGCGTCTCCAACGCATAGGTAGAGCGCTATTCTTTTCAAACTTAAATTCGTAAAGGAGGTTGGTTATGTACAAACTGTTCCTCTTGATTGCGGCAACGGCTTTGCTATTCCCCTACCCGTTATGGGCGCAGCTACCGGATGCCCCGGCAAACGTCACGCCCGTTCGCATCGAACGGTTCGGAGATGTAGCGGATCTGTTCGTGTGGACCCAGGACGGCAAAATGTATGTGCGTTATGAAATCGTCACCGGCGACGATTATTTTGCATGTCCCAGCTCGTTTAATGTGATCCAGAGCGATACGACGGGAGGGTTCGACGGAGGATCAAACCGAATCTACAGAGAGGAAGGCGGGGAAAGCGTATGCGAATCCATCACGGCCGATGAAACGTTCCTGGTTATACCATCCGCCGGAGACGAGGTGGACCTTTCGCAGCCGGTGGAAGTATATTTTAATGCTGAAAAGGTAGTACTCATCCATGTATTTCCCGGGGGAGCGTCCATCATTCCCACGAACGGCATCTGGCAGAGCAGCGATCCCCCGCTCAGCATCTACATTCAGAAATACCAGGCCGCGTCCGCCATTGCAGTCGCCACCCAGGACGGTGTCAACCTGGTGGCCTTTCTGGATTCGAATATTGCCGATGGTTTCAGCCAGGCCAACGACGTGGGAAATCAGGGATTCGGTATAAATATCAATTTTCAGGACAGCACCCACGGCACGGTTACGGTGGATCTGCCTTCAGGCGCCGTGACCGCCGACATCGCGCTGACCTTTCCCGATCTGAGATGACAGAAAACGGTGGGACGTTGCACTCCCACCGTTTCGTTTCTTTTCAGCCCCTGCGAAGAAGGCGCTCACAAGGAAACCACCGGGTTCGGCAGAAAGAAAGCCGCAGACTCAGGCATACAGGTCGAGATCTCCACTTCTCGCTGTTCGATCAGGGGCGGCTCCCTGAGACTGTCGCTCCCCTGCCTGCGTCTCCGAAATCCCTTCGATATCTCCTGGTTCGCGCCCGAGACCGGATTTCCGTTCCTCCAGTTTCAGTACAGCGCCTCCTGTCTGGCCCGGGCTTCGACTTGGCTCGCCTTGGCCGCCACAGCACGGTCCTGCGAGGAAGGGTCAGCAGGCGCCGGAGCCGCCCTTCGATTCGCCGCTTTCTTCCTGGTTTGGCGTCTCCTCGACGGCTGCCAGCCAATCCCTCAGGCATACTCGGAAAATGGCTTCGGCGCGCTTCGCGTCCAGCCGATACTTCTCCGGAATAAACGACAGATCCGCTACATGGATATTGTCCCGCTTGTGCAGAAACGGGCAGTCTTCCAGATATTGTGGGGCGAGCCTCGTGAGGTGGGCGTACGAGCGGTTCAGGACGGGCTTGCATGCCTTGATCTTGAGTCCTCCGTCACTGTAGTTGTTGGCCAGAAGCGTCATTCCGGAAAACCCAGGGCCCGGATGAAATCCTGGTTTGGACACGTCGTCGGAACAGAGAAAAAAATAGGGTGCTTGCAGCACCAGAGAAGCCGGTTCGGAGGCTCGCTGCTTGCAGGCGCCGGCGATACCGGGAAGGATCGAGGACAAATGTTGGCCGGCCGGATCGAAATCCCAGAGTCGGCCCTGTTCCTCGAACTCGGGAAACCGCTTTCGGACGGTCTCTTTGGCGTCCGGTCCTACGAGAAAGACATACCCGCTTTCCTCCCACAGCGAAGTCCCGAATCCTTCCAGATCGAGCTCGCGTATGTCTTTGAGCAAGAGCACTCGAATGCAGCGCTCGGGCCTCATGCGGGCTCTTGCCAATGGCGCGGTCACGGAATCGGCGTAAGGCCTGAAGCACGACTCCAGAGCCGCCAATTCCTCTTCCCGGATGAAAGCCACATCCGCAGCCTGTAGTATATGATCCACAGCTACCACTTGCAGCACGTGCCGTTCGCGGTCGAAGCGTTCGTGGTCTCGTTTCCATTGGTCGTAGGAAAGGACTTGAAGTTCTTCCCTCAGGGCGTCCGACAGTTTTTCGATGCTTCCTTCGCCCACCAGATTCTCTTTGGGAATCAACATGGTCTTGCATCCCGCATCGTAGGCGGTCTCGAGCTTGAGATCCAACCCGCCAACCAGATTCACCCTTCCTTGGATATCGATTTCGCCCGTCATGGCCACGTCCCTGCGAATGCGGCGTCCGGAGAGGACGGAAGCCAGGGCCAGGGCAATGGCAATGCCCGCCGAGGGTCCGTCTTTTGGGGTCGACGCGCCCATGAAGTGGATATGAACGGGAGCTTCGGCCTTCTTCAGATCGATCTCGAGTTCTCGAGCCCAGTGGAGAATGGCCGTGCTCGCCACTTTCCGGCTTTCATCCATGATCTTCTCGATGTTTCCCGTTGCATGGACCATGCTCAGGTATCCGCTGCGTCCCTCTCCTTCCCGGCCCCGGGGAATCACCGTGGTCTGGATGGGGATAAGGGAACCCAGTCCCAACTCGACATTCACCCCGAGGCCCATGGCCTCTCCCACCCGGTCTTCATCGTTGATCACTCTGAACGGTCTGGGCGGTTCGAGGTATTTCTTGATGACCATTCGTGTGATTTTCACCGAAGAGCGCTCATGCGCAAGGATTTCTTTACGTCCGATGCGGAGGAACAGAGTGCGGATAATACGCTCGAGTTCGCGAACGCCCGCTTCATGCGTGTACGTTCGCACCAGATAGCGGAGCAACCCCGGCTCCTTTTCAGGATCGAAAAAGATCTGCTGGCTCGTAAAGCCATACCGCTCCCGGACCCTTCGGGTGAGGTGCTCGCGGGCTATGGCTACTTTTTCCTCTACGCTGTAGCGATCGAGCTGCACAACCTCGCACCGGTTGATTACCGGCGGAGGAACGGTCTCGAGGGTGTTGGCCGTGAGGATAAAGTGGCAGTTGGAAAGGTCGACATCCACGGTGCTCTGCGTAAATTTATCGTGGAACAGGTGGTTCTGTTCAGGGTCCAGAATTTCGAGAAGAGTCGCAATGGCGAATTTCTCAGTTTTGTCCGCCTCGTCCATGATGAATATGCCGTTCATGATGCCCATCTTGATCAAGCCCTGGACAATGGCTCCCGGCTTCGAGCCTTCATACGTAAAGCCGTATCCACGAAGATCCGCCTCGTCCCGCATCCCTCCCAGGGACATCTTGTGATATGGAATACCCAGATTTTTGGCGATTGAAATGGCCAAAGAGGTCTTGCCTACTCCCGGAGGACCAACGAACAAAAAAGCGCTCCCCGTCTTGCCTGCAAGGGCGGAATCTCCGCCATGGTTTTGCTGGTAACGCCAGATCAGGTTTGAAAAGAAGTCGCAGATAATCTCTTTCGGTTTTTGCAGACCGTAGTGCGAACGATCGAGCCCCTTTTCGAAGTCTTCAGCGGAAACTCCGATTTTCTGGATCTTTCCCCACGGGATGGCCAAAAGCGTTTCGATCAATTCGCTGTACTTGGGTCCGCTATGACCTACGGCATGCAATTTGTTCTTCTCCATCAACTCCCTGGCCTGAAGAGGAATGGAAGGATCGTTTCGCGCTTCTTCGATACGTTCTTTCAGCGACTTCTTAGGTGGTGCGGAAGGCGTCAGATCCGCCAGAGGCTGAGCTTCTCTCACGTAAGGAAAATGTGATATTCTTGCTTCGTCTTCCGAGAAATGTTTCAAGCCTTCCTTGAAAATTTCGAGGGCTTCCCGTGGGTCCTTGCCTTCGAGGCTTGTTTCCGGAATTTCGAGTTCACGAAAAAGATAAACCAGTCCCCACCGGTCTTTGAAGATATCGAACACCCCCTTCGCCTCGGTTTCATCGCCGTCGAACAGGCGCACAAAGAGCCAGAGCAGCTTCTCGAGAAAATCCGTACGCCTCCGCAGGGAAAAGCCGGCCTCCCCTCCTTTCTGATAACACACGCTCAGGACCCGTATTTTGAGGTCTGCATCCAGGGAGGGAAAAGCGTTCAGAAGGACCTCTTCCGGCACATCACCCAATGTGTCCGCAAGCCGGGCCAGGATACCGGAAATCGGCTCGTCGTACGGCTGGTCCTTCTCGGCCAGGTCCAGGAGACCGAGGATGGGGCCGCCCAAAATACCGTTCATTTCGTCCGCGAGCGCGTTCCGGAGACTCCGATAGTAAGTCGGATCGTGATCGCGTTGCTCGATGGCGAACTCAACGTCCGACCGGATGACTTCCCGTTCGGATTCCAGCGGATACAACAGGTGTTCGAGCTGGTGCCGCAAGGCGAATTCGGCGAAAGCCAGCATTTTGCGCTCTTCCGCGCCGCCTTCGCCCAGGCTGGTGTCCGGGTCGCTGGGAATCACGAAGGCCAGATAGTCAAAGATCCGTTCGTGAAAGTATATGATGCGTTCTTCTTTCCTCTCAGAAAAAAGGGTCACCGCACGGATTCGACTGTCTTCGTCCTCGAGCCGCTCCACCCGGAGATGTTCGTTCACCCGGGCGATGAGGGTGGCTTCGGTTCCACGGTTCGTTTTAAAGTATGGGATCACCCGGCGCCCGATAATAGCCCGGATGATCTGGAGCACGCGACGCATATCGTCTTTGGTGGGAAGGGGAAGGCTCTCGAGAACTTTGTGATCGAACTCCATGGGAAACATGTGCGTACCTTTTCTGTTCGCATGCTCAATTCTGGTAAGTCGGGATGAAAACAAATTATAAGTCGAAAATGCAATTGCATTCCACCGCTATTTGCCCGAAAGTATACGGTGAGATTACCTGAAAGTGGTCGGCAATACTCGCTATGGAAGTTCCGATCCACCATGCCGCTGGAGTGAAACGTTTTCTTGAGACCCTCGTGCACGGCCTCGATGCCTGGGGACTGCACGCGCCTATGGGTTTTTTGGACCAATGCTTGAAGTACTATGCCTTGATTGAGGAATGGAATCGTGTGTTTCGCCTGGTGGGACACCGGAATCCCGAAGATGTGGCTGTGAACCTGTTCCTGGATTCTCTGGCGCCGGCTCCATACATTCCGGAAGGCGCCCAGCTTCTGGACGTGGGCTCGGGAGCGGGTTTCCCGGGGCTGGTCTTGAGGCTTTTCCGGCCCGATCTACAGGTGACACTGGTGGACGCCACCCGAAAAAAGGTGAATTTTCTCAAACAGGTACGTCTCGAACTCGGCCTTTCCGGCTTACAAGCGCTCCAGTGCCGCCTGGGAAAAGAGGCGTGCGGACAACTCCGGGCCCGGACGTACGATGCCGCTATATCCAAAGCGCTGGGTTCCATGAACCTGCTGGTGAATCTGGCCGGGCCCTACCTTAAGCCCGGAGGGTCTTTCATCGTGATGAAAGGGCCCGGAGGTCTGGACGAGCCGACGGATTCACTACCCGGAGCCGTCATCACCGTGCCCTATGCTTTGCCCGAAGGCGGCGGCAAGAGGACCCTGGCGATGCTCTCCCCCTAGCGGCCGGAGAGCGTGCACGGTTTTTCCCGGGGCTCGCACCGCAAAACACTCAGTCAGACCGGGGGAAATCCTTCGAATACACCTCCTTCCCTCGATACACCGCCTCTCATCCCGCCCATTGATCTCTTCATCCCACGTCCCCAAATTTCTCCGATATCCTGGACTCCAACTAATAAACCACAAAATTAACCCGTATAGCCTAATTATAGAACTGTACTGAGATATGATTCCGAAATATTCATGATTACTAAACGATCCTGGACGCTCCTTAATATTTTATCTTGGTGCAACTTTTTTTATTGACAGGAAAATTTCATTTTGCTATATAGTTTAGCATGCGTCCATACTAAATGCATGTTTAGACAGCCACCCTTCAAACAAGCGTGACTACTGCCGCTGTCCGAAGGCGTAATTCAAGTGGTCAACCTCTTTCGACCTGCTCCATGGGATCTCATGCCGATCCCTATTTATGAAATGAGGCTTTAACATATTTCCTGGTATCCTCTTCCTCATCCTAAATTGGTGGTCTTAAAGCAGACCTGGACAATATAGCGAATTTCTCCGCAATCTTAGCCGATTGGTCGTTTTCGGCCATATTTCATACAACGAACGCAGTTCAAAAAAATCGAATAACCTTATCCTATTGACGCGCGGAACCTTTTGGAGCCTCGGTACTAATGCCCATACCAGGATCTGATGACAAAGGCAACGGCGTATTCATATACAGGCCAAAGAGGTCGCTTGGAATCGCTCGTGGAGCGCCTGCTTTTCCGACCCGGCGCCTCGACGTGGATGCGAAACTGGAGGTGATAGAACACCGCAACCAGATAGATGAAGCAAAACGTTGGTATGTTGGGAACCGGTTCATTCTGCAGGATTAATCCTTCAAGGCTCTAGAGCTAGATCAAGATGGAAGGCGCGCCTTTCGGTGGTCATTGGTGCGGCCTGTCACCGGTGTCGGCTTGGAATGCCGGGCGGACACAGACGCTGGGCGTCGCCTGCTCAGGTCAATAGAATAGCTTTGACTAAACAAGGAGATCTATCGCAATGAACCTGCACAGACCCAATGCGAACGAGGCTTTGCAGACCAAGAATCGTTCACGAGACGTAGCACCCCAGTCCGGCATTTGCAGCCGATGCATCGACGGCTGCAAAGGAAACTGCGACCTTTTTAACGCCACCTTCAGGAGCCGGGAACTGCTCTACCCCGGTCCCTTCGGCGAACTAACGGCCGGCACGGACAAAGACTATCCCGTCGATTACTCGCACTTGAACATCATGGGATATGCCTTCGGCGCGGAAGGCATTCAGGCTGACCCGGACCATGCCACCTTTCCGGCTGTAAGCACCGAAACTTCGTTCGGCCGCTCGGAAAAGGTGAAAATGAAGATACCGATGTTCACCGGAGCGCTGGGCAGCACGGAAATTGCCCGGAAGAACTGGGAACATTTCGCCATTGGCGCCGCCATCACGGGCGTCAGCTTGGTCTGCGGCGAGAACGTGTGCGGAATCGATCCCCAATTGGAGCGCGGGTCCAACGGTAAGGTGGCAAAGTCGCCTGAAATGGACCGGAGATTGGAGCTATACCGCCGCTATCATGAGGGGTATGGCGACATTCTGGTCCAATTGAACGTGGAGGACGCAAGACTCGGCGTGGCGGAATACGTGCTAAGCAAACTCGGCGTCGAGACTATCGAACTCAAGTGGGGACAAGGCGCAAAAAGCATTGGAGGCGAGATCAAGGTCAATTCCCTTGATCGGGCCCTCGAGTTGAAAGGCCGCGGATATATCGTTACGCCCGACCCGGAAGAGAGGGCGGTCCAGGATGGGTTCCGCGACGGCGCCATAAAAGAATTCGAACGCCATTCCCGACTGGGCTTTGCGGATCAGGAAAATTTCATGAAAACGGTTCAGCGCTTTCGGGAACTGGGGGCCAAACGAGTCACGCTCAAGACCGGTGCTTATCCCATGCGCGAGCTGGCCATGGCGATTCGCTGGTCTTCGGACGCGAAAATCGACCTTTTGACCATTGACGGCGCGGCGGGAGGAACAGGTATGAGTCCGTGGCGCATGATGTCCGAGTGGGGAGTGCCTTCCATTTACCTGCATTCCATGGCGTATGAACTCTGCTCTCGTCTGGAGAGAAACGGCGACCGGGCGCCGGATATCGCCTTTGCGGGCGGCTTCTCCTCCGAAGACCACATTTTCAAGGCCATTGCTTTAGGCGCTCCCTACTGCAAGGCGGTGTGCATGGGTAGAGCGCTGATGATCCCGGGCATGGTGGGAAAGAACATTGGAAAATGGCTTTCGGGCGAAGACGGCGGCCTTCCCTCCACGGTGCTCAAATACGGATCCACCAAAGAACAGATTTTTGTTTGCTATGAGGAGCTTAAAGAGAAATACGGAAAGGAATTGGACAACATCCCTCTGGGAGCCATTGGCATTTACAGCGCCGGCGAAAAGCTACGTGTCGGCCTGCAGCAGCTCATGGCGGGGGCTCGGAAATGGCGTGTTGACCTGATTACTCGGAAGGAGCTGTTCAGTCTGACCGAAGAAGCGGCGAAAGTGACCGGGATTCCGTTCGTTATGGATGCTTACAGGCAGGAAGCCCTGGATATCATTGACGGCAAGTAATGCCTCCCGCTGAACGGCCGATGGGCGGCGAGCCTGACGCTAGGTAATCATTCACGTCCCTGATGTGCACCGGGCCGGAAGCAATCGGATTTCCAGGTAAACCCAACGAGGAGACAGGAAATGAGACACTACGCGATACTGAGCAAACTCACCCAAGAAGGAAGGAAAACGGTCAAGGATCTCCCCGAGACCATCGAGCAAATCGACAAAGCACTGGAAGCGTCGGGAGAAGTAAAAATCCTCATGCAATTCGCTCTACTGGGGCCGTACGACTTCCTCACCATCATACAGGCCGAGGATAACAAGGTCATTTTGAGAACCGCCATGGAGATTGAATCCGGAGGGATCATGGACACCATGACGGTGCCGGCCATACCGGTCGAGGACTATGTGGCCGAATTCAAGAAGCAAAGTAAGAACGATTAGCCCAGCGCCGGCGTGTTTCAGCAGATCGGCGCATGCTGGACCGGATCGGGTTACCGGTGGGGCTCCTGCTTTAGAGTCTGGGGGCTCCTCCGGAACCTCCCGCCGTGAACCCGAGGAGGCCCGCGCCATCGTCGCCGGCAGACCTGCGTGACGCCCGCCATAAGAGACTGGGTGCGGGCAGGCCCGATGGGAAAAACAAGCCCTACCCTGTCGTTTCGAAGAAGACCTCACGCCTGATTCGCCATTCTTCCTTTCCCGATACGAACCGGTAAAGCATTCATGCTGCAGAACCCCTTTTAGGCTTTTTTCTCAGCCCGTCGATATGGTATGCAGAACCAACGTGCTCGGCGCTCCGATGTTCTTGGCCGGCATCTCTGCGAAGAAGCCCGGCCGGCGTTGGGGGATAGTTTTTCCAATTTCCAATGCCAAGGCTTCTTGATCCGGCGGATTAGACCTGCACTCCGGCGGCAACGAAGAATCGAGGAAAGCTAAGCGGAAGGGCTTTTAACGTGCATGTCGGTTCAATGAGGGAGAAACCGGTCGGCCCTCAAATTTGTCCATGCCGATCAACGAAGCACGACCCGCACATGCAGAGAACAGTGGGCAGGTTTCTATTATTGCATCCAGGGCTCAAATGACGTTTCGAGTTCGCAGATGGTTTCTAACCAAGCGCAATTGCTTTTGATATAGAGCCCAAGTATAATACAAGAAACGCACAAGCAGTGGTTAGGAGGGACTATGAGAAAGAGGTATGCGCTCCAATGCCCGAAGTGTAAAAAGACCGGTCTTCTGCGTCTGACTTCCTCGACAGGCGGAAGGTTATCCGTAAGATGCTCCAACTGCAGGGCAATTCTCCGGTGTCTGATCGATCGACGTCCTCACCCTCGTAGATCACCCATCCCGGCGATAAGGATCGCTACCACTTCAGCCGAGCCAGTGGAGTTCACGGGCGAACTCACCGATATTTCGGAAACCGGATGTCGGGTAAGGGCGAAAGGCCTACTTCCTCAACAAGGACAGAAACTCAATCTGGAAATCAGGCTCCCCGCGGAATTTACCGAGCTGAACGTCCTTGGAAGCGTTGTATGGATTCGTAAGTCAGCGGATAACGTTTGTGAATTCGGAGTCCATTTTTCCGATTTGGTCGCCGGCATGAGGGAGGCGATTGCAGGTTCGTCCATTTTCGTTTCGGCTCAGGATTCCGCCAGGTCCGAGAGTAATGCTGAACGTTCGTCACCCACCGGCTCCTCCCGACATCCTATATTGCCGGCAGGCGTGGAGCCTTTCCCGGATATCGAGCTGGCAGGAAAGATACTGAACGCTCATAGATACAAGACGGGAACCAGGGCATGGCGCTTTACCCGTTCTCCGCTCGTTCAAAGAGAATCCGCGGGCATTCTGAACGCCAATCGTTATGCTTGGAGATCCTTCAAAAATAACCTGCTCAACGCCGACCGGTATTCATGGCGGAATCCGGGCTCCGGGATCATCAACGGCCGCAAGTACTCCTGGAGAGATACGGATTGACCCGAGGGCGGCTGCCGCGACGGCGGGAAGCCGGTACAATCGTCCTTGATTTCGACCGGGATGAAAGACTTCGCCGACCGCGCGAATGCAACTTTGGAATGCCTGAGTTATTGGACGGCGAGGAAGACCTGAAATCGTGGGGCCCGGGTTAGTAGCTGAAAACGGTTCCGAAACCGGAATACGGAGTTGCGGAACGCTGAAGACCACACCTCGGACCCCACGGAACTCCTACCCCTTGGAGGTCAAGTAGCCTCTTCTGCTGGAAGAATTAACCGTATGACGGCTTCCCACCTTCGGCGTGTGATCGCACGTTCTCTTCATAACAGTTGGCCAATCTTTGTCCTACCACGCCGGCCAGCCGCTTCATGATGCGATATGCCTCCCGGGGATGCTTGTCAAACACGTGCTCCAGACGTGTCGTATCGATTCTGATGGCTTTGGTTTCCTCGTAGCACTCCGCCGTCACCGTATAGCGTTTGGGTTCAACAAGTGATGACCATCCAAACACTCTTCCCGGTTTCTCCAGGGTGAAATTCAGAGAACCGCCATTTCTAATGAAAAGACTGACACACCCCTCAACCAGGATGTACAGATTCTCGGCGATGTCTCCCCGCTTGAAAAGAATTTGATCCTTTCGATAAGATTCTTCCCGGCAAATCGAGGATACCTCGTTCATGAATTCCGGGCTCAGATCTTTGAAAAGCTCTATTTCTTCCATAAGCATTGTTCATCACCTCCTTCTTTTCATGTCTGCGACGAAGCTCTCGACCTCCAGTTCTTATTATACTCCCGATACGCAAGCGAGACCAGACTTTCCGCCGGCGCCGACCCTGGGTTAAGCACGATCCGGCGGACCTTATTCGAGATTCCTCAATTAAGTTGACCCGTTCCTTTTACAGAGATAGATTGGGCATACATAAGTGCACCGATTGCACCCATGGTTGCACGGATTCTTCAAGTGGTTTGCAGTCCCTCGGCATGCTCGGATTGCGGCAGCCTATCGTTACAACCCGATAATGGCGACGTTGTGAGGTATGCGCACCATCGCAATGGGGGCCCTTATTCACTCCGGCCGGTGAGGGAGGTCGCCTTACAGGATTAAAGTGCTTCCAAATTGGTCGTGTTTATGCCACATTAGGAGGCCGGGCTTTTCTGCGCCCCCGAC from Deltaproteobacteria bacterium carries:
- the rsmG gene encoding 16S rRNA (guanine(527)-N(7))-methyltransferase RsmG gives rise to the protein MEVPIHHAAGVKRFLETLVHGLDAWGLHAPMGFLDQCLKYYALIEEWNRVFRLVGHRNPEDVAVNLFLDSLAPAPYIPEGAQLLDVGSGAGFPGLVLRLFRPDLQVTLVDATRKKVNFLKQVRLELGLSGLQALQCRLGKEACGQLRARTYDAAISKALGSMNLLVNLAGPYLKPGGSFIVMKGPGGLDEPTDSLPGAVITVPYALPEGGGKRTLAMLSP
- a CDS encoding antibiotic biosynthesis monooxygenase translates to MAVKVIIDRELKQEGKEVALELIRKLRAKAMEHRGYISGETLVSNRNPNHVIVVSTWNNIGNWLDWTDNKARNALEEELNAYLSRPTRYEEFSVGEL
- a CDS encoding spore maturation protein gives rise to the protein MKKRPAVMNGVWFFLVLVSIMVAAYTGKMREVVDASFESAKGAVTLAIGLVGAMALWLGLMKIAEKGGLMLLVARAIRPAMVHLFPRIPPEHPAMSAMVMNISANALGLGNAATPMGLKAMMELDRLNPVKGRATDAMCMFLAINTSNVTLLPLGVIAVRASAGSAEPASILVPTLLATLCSTAVAILAARFLAKTSKDPDPDSLYVESGVSDAAGPSSSPPAEANSSAHSSDEEAAEHSRPGPVGRWMCWGFVAAFLAGLLLRFVQADSMLEAGKEVISFWLLPAIMGALVVFGYLRGVGVYEAATEGAKEGFQVAVRIIPFLVMILVAIAMFRASGAFDIMVRILTPGISLIGMPAEALPMALMRPLSGSGAFGIMSEVVSQAPDSFSAFLVSTMQGSTETTFYVLAVYFGSVSITRTRHALSAALLADAAGILGALAFCHLFY
- a CDS encoding AAA family ATPase, giving the protein MFPMEFDHKVLESLPLPTKDDMRRVLQIIRAIIGRRVIPYFKTNRGTEATLIARVNEHLRVERLEDEDSRIRAVTLFSERKEERIIYFHERIFDYLAFVIPSDPDTSLGEGGAEERKMLAFAEFALRHQLEHLLYPLESEREVIRSDVEFAIEQRDHDPTYYRSLRNALADEMNGILGGPILGLLDLAEKDQPYDEPISGILARLADTLGDVPEEVLLNAFPSLDADLKIRVLSVCYQKGGEAGFSLRRRTDFLEKLLWLFVRLFDGDETEAKGVFDIFKDRWGLVYLFRELEIPETSLEGKDPREALEIFKEGLKHFSEDEARISHFPYVREAQPLADLTPSAPPKKSLKERIEEARNDPSIPLQARELMEKNKLHAVGHSGPKYSELIETLLAIPWGKIQKIGVSAEDFEKGLDRSHYGLQKPKEIICDFFSNLIWRYQQNHGGDSALAGKTGSAFLFVGPPGVGKTSLAISIAKNLGIPYHKMSLGGMRDEADLRGYGFTYEGSKPGAIVQGLIKMGIMNGIFIMDEADKTEKFAIATLLEILDPEQNHLFHDKFTQSTVDVDLSNCHFILTANTLETVPPPVINRCEVVQLDRYSVEEKVAIAREHLTRRVRERYGFTSQQIFFDPEKEPGLLRYLVRTYTHEAGVRELERIIRTLFLRIGRKEILAHERSSVKITRMVIKKYLEPPRPFRVINDEDRVGEAMGLGVNVELGLGSLIPIQTTVIPRGREGEGRSGYLSMVHATGNIEKIMDESRKVASTAILHWARELEIDLKKAEAPVHIHFMGASTPKDGPSAGIAIALALASVLSGRRIRRDVAMTGEIDIQGRVNLVGGLDLKLETAYDAGCKTMLIPKENLVGEGSIEKLSDALREELQVLSYDQWKRDHERFDRERHVLQVVAVDHILQAADVAFIREEELAALESCFRPYADSVTAPLARARMRPERCIRVLLLKDIRELDLEGFGTSLWEESGYVFLVGPDAKETVRKRFPEFEEQGRLWDFDPAGQHLSSILPGIAGACKQRASEPASLVLQAPYFFLCSDDVSKPGFHPGPGFSGMTLLANNYSDGGLKIKACKPVLNRSYAHLTRLAPQYLEDCPFLHKRDNIHVADLSFIPEKYRLDAKRAEAIFRVCLRDWLAAVEETPNQEESGESKGGSGAC